A part of Biomphalaria glabrata chromosome 3, xgBioGlab47.1, whole genome shotgun sequence genomic DNA contains:
- the LOC106063752 gene encoding zinc finger protein 91-like, which produces MQERNEEKTTETAAQVAKPEVDVTPNPVETCMNANLNWRNFIKIIKFDVKSKKRKLPNALQKNLKKQSIQPSIKTGDSRNFLSNMSENNPDTTHSTLAEQKGNNLSTTGAITCQYCSTAFPNKEAYLNHTKLSMLAGPNSVHFQCLVCLKNFAFKAHLEAHMIVHHIQLKEGCNQKFVLYKCNYCDNKITSSFGLKKHIMRHTMESEFKCCVCGKEFRLFKQLKLHYDHHSLEDKVKCRCCNKVFPNKAALGQYYLTSNMDKMNEKEKPDCDGETTGGVMCPHCDNKFPDKQAFLNHRKLVRLDNSEIDTYQCSSCPKVFPYKAHLKAHMIFHHTQGRIEKFPLHKCDSCDSRFKKYCDLKKHILCHTGECDIKCCVCGKEFRGLSGLYAHYIDHSSGSTVCCKGCNQFFPNKAELVKHKILAHSPNDVNMNKQMKKPGSIIDARGTNNKITCPHCDTVFPHQQAFLDHIKLNKFLSPDSVTFQCIHCPKIFPFKAHVQAHIIVHHTQDEKPDYKCSFCDHICKDYHDLKRHIMCHTGEYDYKCCICDKRFRGVYALNAHYMHHSSEYMVRCQPCDQLFPNKTALHQHKTNYHPSSQDGKKMRTRISDGEVTCQFCATVFPHKRAFSDHTKIDKLSEPNSVTFQCSSCSKVYPFKAHLQAHRIVHHSISKDTEDANSDLYKCDSCDHTCKDYNDLKRHIMCHTEEFDEKCCVCGKQFRSISALRAHYIHHKSDSKLTTHSSDNYENGIRTKQKDVRIYKPHIFIEVTCPHCNTVFPNKKAFSLHTKVNKFDDTNSAAFQCNQCPKVFPFEAHLQAHVIVHHTQAGDEKPAVYKCNSCHHESKEFYDLKKHIMSHTGEFDVKCCVCGKRFRDRSSLNTHYFHHTIGGMIRCTCCWQFFPSRAALGKHRAAKVEAKCHLCGQVYPNKTSRNQHYRQMHQHDILRCDKCTFLFSSHEELAAHMKRHKINKKKPCPICGKLFSRIEFHMIVHRSEPGVKLQHLMCDKCPYMSYNRASFQRHLANHSSDKPYRCPNCSKTFNHSTSLRRHLKSHSSSMPYECGVCGKRCKEVGNLRVHQRIHSAIKHYSCLCCSKMFNHKNSLDLHMKNKHAVIKCHPDPVSGTRLLSLPPDISKNSHTQVFTSQQTLNVAATHDGLIIPNKQQAESMATDLIQDVKCVFVEAETLSTVCEIKKENFDLVSVEEANQVEDDVSGIDVKPLLNSCVLPSSYFQYFAKKNHLHWPNAMDAFQEDKCVYKVDGRGGFITLTIDGGSPIYIFFEHSVKVQVKLNPMKSTQLSSVARDGDVDEVANPNIPLLHEPTPVLTASNTLPAESMLDQALALQDIDKLVKGNMAKEQKLEKTINKVNIPAIRTSLRRQAKAAQSAADVILTIKVGEKVVQDSPAAAEDQAIIKSESESDASEEDQTEPDQTEVTDCQYCFQSFNNRLEFFNHRKPKPESHRCETCRKMFPYRAYLLAHVKKHHPAGGQLLIPLEVCDVCGLKLKNFLRLKKHMLLHTGEYPYKCCICSKNIAGFGALNTHMASHKNAGMVKCTCCNQIFSSRSDLSKHQLNLLQIKCSLCGEVLPNRTSRTAHYQLAHPDSILTCHICSRLFSSEEELSSHIAYHSRYKKKQCTVCGKFVSRLERHILSHKAMKDVDESDLYICDKCPMRFKIKASLQRHQRCHSQERPFRCSLCPKAFAHQGVLLKHIKTHSSIAPYECEVCGKRCKEKSNLTVHMRTHSGNKAYSCHICSQGFSCKSSLEGHIKTKHEQLSPNVSVEIIQEQPEIHDGIHFTIPLISTEEFLLKEDKDLDF; this is translated from the exons ATGCAAGAGAGAAACGAAGAAAAAACTACTGAAACTGCTGCTCAGGTGGCAAAGCCAGAAGTCGATGTAACTCCAAACCCTGTTGAAACATGCATGAATGCTAATTTAAATTGGAGAAATTTTATCAAAATCATCAAATTtgatgtaaaaagtaaaaaaaggaaattgccTAATGCACTTCAAAAGAATTTAAAGAAGCAATCAATTCAACCCTCAATCAAAACAGGCGATTCTAGAAATTTTTTGTCAAACATGAGTGAAAACAATCCAGATACAACGCATTCCACATTGGCAGagcaaaagggaaataacttaagCACAACTGGTGCAATCACATGCCAGTATTGTAGTACTGCATTTCCAAACAAAGAAGCTTACCTAAACCATACAAAGCTAAGCATGTTAGCTGGTCCAAACTCTGTTCATTTTCAATGCCTAGtctgtttaaaaaattttgcaTTCAAAGCTCACTTAGAAGCCCATATGATTGTCCATCACATTCAACTAAAGGAAGGATGTAATCAGaagtttgtattatataagtgtAATTATTGTGACAATAAAATCACAAGCTCCTTTGGACTTAAAAAGCACATTATGCGACATACTATGGAATCTGAATTTAAATGTTGTGTCTGCGGCAAAGAATTTCGCCtgtttaaacaattaaaattacATTATGATCATCATTCATTGGAGGACAAGGTCAAATGCAGATGCTGTAACAAAGTCTTTCCTAACAAAGCAGCATTGGGCCAGTACTATTTGACCTCTAACATGGACAAAATGAATGAGAAAGAGAAACCAGACTGTGATGGTGAGACTACTGGTGGTGTAATGTGCCCACATTGTGACAATAAGTTTCCTGATAAGCAAGCTTTCTTGAACCATAGAAAGCTAGTTAGGCTAGATAATTCGGAAATTGATACATATCAGTGCAGTAGCTGTCCTAAAGTATTCCCTTACAAAGCGCATTTGAAAGCCCATATGATCTTCCACCATACTCAAGGAAGGATAGAGAAATTTCCACTCCACAAGTGTGATTCTTGTGACTCTAGATTCAAAAAGTATTGTGACttgaaaaaacacattttgtgtCATACTGGGGAATGTGACATAAAATGCTGTGTTTGTGGCAAAGAATTTCGTGGCCTCTCAGGTCTATATGCTCACTACATTGATCACTCATCCGGGAGCACAGTTTGTTGTAAGGGCTGCAACCAGTTCTTTCCTAACAAAGCAGAGCTGGTTAAGCACAAGATTTTAGCTCACTCACCCAATGATGTTAATATGAACAAACAGATGAAGAAACCTGGTTCAATTATAGATGCAAGAGGgacaaataataaaatcacaTGTCCACACTGTGACACCGTCTTTCCACATCAGCAAGCATTTTTAGaccatataaaattaaataaatttttaagtcCTGATTCTGTTACTTTCCAGTGTATTCATTGTCCTAAAATTTTTCCTTTCAAGGCTCATGTGCAGGCCCATATAATTGTCCATCACACACAAGATGAAAAACCTGACTATAAATGTAGCTTTTGTGACCATATTTGCAAAGATTATCATGACTTGAAAAGACACATTATGTGTCATACAGGGGAATATGATTATAAATGCTGCATCTGTGACAAAAGATTCCGTGGCGTTTATGCATTAAATGCTCATTACATGCATCACTCATCTGAGTACATGGTTCGGTGTCAGCCCTGCGACCAGCTTTTTCCAAACAAAACAGCGTTGCACCAGCATAAGACAAACTATCATCCTTCTAGTCAGGATGGTAAGAAAATGCGTACAAGAATATCAGATGGAGAAGTAACTTGCCAATTTTGTGCCACAGTGTTCCCGCATAAGAGAGCCTTTTCAGACCATACAAAAATAGACAAATTATCTGAACCTAATTCTGTTACTTTCCAGTGCAGTAGCTGTTCAAAAGTTTACCCTTTTAAAGCTCATTTGCAAGCCCATAGGATTGTTCATCACTCCATTTCTAAAGATACTGAGGATGCAAATTCTGATCTATACAAGTGTGACTCGTGTGACCATACATGCAAAGATTATAATGACTTGAAAAGACACATTATGTGTCATACAGAGGAATTTGACGAAAAATGTTGCGTCTGTGGCAAACAATTTCGGAGTATTTCAGCTCTTCGTGCTCACTATATTCATCACAAGTCTGACAGTAAGCTGACCACTCACTCATCTGATAACTATGAGAATGGAATTCGGACAAAGCAAAAAGATGTTCGCATTTATAAGCCACATATATTCATAGAAGTTACTTGTCCACATTGCAACACTGTGTTCCCCAATAAAAAAGCTTTTTCTCTCCATACCAAAGTGAACAAGTTTGACGATACCAATTCTGCTGCTTTTCAGTGCAACCAATGTCCAAAAGTGTTTCCTTTTGAGGCTCACTTGCAAGCTCATGTCATTGTCCATCACACTCAAGCAGGGGATGAAAAGCCCGCAGTATACAAGTGTAATTCTTGTCATCATGAAAGCAAAGAATTTTATGACTTGAAAAAACACATTATGAGTCATACTGGAGAATTCGATGTTAAATGTTGTGTCTGTGGCAAAAGATTTCGTGATCGTTCATCTTTAAATACTCACTACTTTCATCATACAATAGGTGGCATGATTCGGTGCACATGTTGCTGGCAATTCTTTCCCAGCCGAGCCGCGTTGGGTAAGCACAGGGCAGCCAAGGTAGAAGCCAAATGTCACCTGTGTGGCCAGGTGTACCCTAACAAAACTAGCAGGAACCAACACTACCGACAGATGCACCAGCATGACATACTTAGGTGTGATAAGTGTACTTTTCTGTTCTCATCTCATGAGGAGCTGGCTGCACACATgaaaagacacaaaataaataagaaaaagccATGCCCAATCTGTGGTAAATTGTTTTCTCGAATCGAATTTCATATGATTGTACATAGGTCAGAGCCAGGAGTCAAGCTTCAGCATCTTATGTGTGATAAATGCCCCTACATGTCATACAATAGAGCATCATTTCAGCGTCATTTAGCAAATCACAGTTCAGACAAGCCTTACAGGTGTCCCAACTGTTCCAAAACATTCAATCATTCTACATCTTTGAGGAGACACCTTAAATCACATTCCTCTTCCATGCCGTATGAGTGTGGTGTATGTGGGAAAAGATGTAAAGAAGTAGGAaatctcagagtccatcagcgTATTCATTCAGCAATCAAACATTACTCATGTCTCTGTTGCTCTAAAATGTTCAACCACAAAAACTCTCTAGATTTACACATGAAAAACAAGCATGCTGTTATTAAATGCCACCCTGACCCTGTATCGGGTACAAGACTTTTGTCTCTGCCTCCAGATATTTCTAAAAATTCTCATACTCAAGTTTTCACATCGCAGCAAACGCTGAATGTTGCTGCTACTCATGATGGTCTTATAATTCCTAATAAACAGCAGGCTGAGAGCATGGCCACTGATTTGATACAAGAtgtcaaatgtgtttttgtgGAAGCTGAGACATTGTCAACTGTTTGTGAAATCAAGAAGGAAAACTTTGATCTTGTGTCAGTAGAGGAGGCAAACCAAGTTGAAGATGATGTTAGTGGTATTGATGTTAAGCCTTTGCTAAACTCTTGTGTGTTACCATCATCCTA CTTTCAAT ATTTTGCAAAGAAAAATCATTTGCATTGGCCTAATGCAATGGATGCATTTCAAGAGGATAAATGCGTGTATAAAGTTGATGGCAGGGGTGGTTTTATTACACTGACCATTGATGGAGGTTCTCCAATATACATCTTTTTTGAACATAGTGTGAAGGTTCAGGTCAAGTTGAATCCAATGAAGTCAACTCAACTCAGCAGTGTTGCCAGAGATGGTGATGTTGATGAAGTAGCAAACCCAAATATCCCTTTACTGCATGAGCCAACCCCAGTTCTTACAGCATCAAACACATTACCAGCAGAAAGTATGCTAGATCAAGCTTTGGCCTTGCAGGACATTGACAAATTGGTCAAAGGCAATATGGCAAAAGagcaaaaactagaaaagaccATTAATAAAGTTAACATCCCAGCCATAAGAACAAGTCTTAGAAGGCAGGCGAAAGCAGCCCAGTCAGCAGCTGATGTCATTCTGACTATTAAAGTTGGAGAGAAAGTTGTCCAAGACAGCCCAGCAGCAGCAGAAGATCAGGCAATTATCAAATCTGAGTCAGAGAGTGATGCCTCAGAGGAGGATCAAACTGAACCAGATCAAACTGAAGTCACTGATTGTCAGTACTGTTTCCAAAGCTTTAACAATCGGTTAGAGTTTTTCAACCACAGGAAACCAAAGCCTGAATCTCACAGATGTGAAACCTGCAGAAAGATGTTCCCATATCGTGCATACTTACTAGCACACGTGAAAAAGCATCACCCTGCTGGTGGACAACTACTGATTCCACTGGAGGTGTGCGATGTTTGTGGATTAAAACTAAAGAATTTCCTTAGGCTGAAGAAACACATGCTGTTGCACACTGGAGAGTATCCGTACAAGTGTTGTATCTGTTCAAAGAATATTGCTGGCTTTGGTGCACTCAACACACACATGGCCAGTCACAAAAATGCTGGGATGGTCAAATGTACTTGCTGCAATCAGATCTTCAGCTCCAGGTCAGATCTATCCAAACATCAGCTCAACCTGCTGCAGATTAAATGTAGCTTGTGCGGAGAAGTTCTGCCAAACAGGACAAGCCGCACAGCTCACTACCAGCTGGCTCACCCTGACAGCATACTGACATGTCACATCTGTTCTCGCTTGTTCTCTTCTGAAGAAGAGCTCTCAAGCCACATTGCCTACCACAGCAGGTACAAAAAGAAGCAGTGCACAGTGTGCGGAAAGTTTGTTTCACGGCTGGAGCGGCACATTCTGAGCCACAAGGCCATGAAAGATGTAGATGAGAGTGACCTTTACATTTGTGACAAGTGCCCCATGAGGTTCAAGATCAAGGCCTCCCTTCAGCGGCATCAGAGGTGTCACAGCCAAGAGAGACCCTTTCGTTGTTCCTTATGCCCTAAAGCCTTTGCTCATCAGGGTGTATTGCTTAAACACATTAAGACACATTCCTCCATTGCACCATACGAGTGTGAAGTCTGTGGCAAACGCTGCAAGGAAAAAAGTAACCTGACTGTTCACATGAGGACACACTCGGGTAATAAAGCTTATTCATGCCACATATGTTCTCAGGGCTTCAGCTGTAAGAGTTCACTTGAAGGACACATAAAGACAAAACATGAGCAATTAAGTCCTAATGTATCAGTGGAAATTATACAGGAACAGCCAGAAATTCATGATGGAATTCACTTTACTATACCTCTGATAAGCACAGAAGAATTCCTTCTTAAAGAAGataaagatttagatttttaa
- the LOC129924897 gene encoding zinc finger protein 431-like: MENCQRNHLFEASSVSGVFVYSIDQEEPVYLKFTHTIRIKILFDTLDRACGKAFDVVTAVLHPPTQCAEQPCESLSVTDNTSQYGDEAVEQSMNSEPFHSEPSHQVANQNTSNTGQCKLSIDSVRKADIYDKNKKSKNFKHESKLITVSPREFQPEISHPKQCQSTEDSPETFQLKLRSSSSKVHGVQRIKKKLIKRKTQKNKLDGFPGVKRKKRSNENKTVKEKSKPAQEETKKLQKEKQIQCEFCGVVFSNQLQYYNHRRAEESKHTCIVCGKVEPYEAHLIVHMQKHRRTKADVSNLGQSSSENALPKELKIQPSSGKSKKNKKVKMKCNLCGLVLSSKDSLKIHTMLHTGECAYKCCVCGEMFSSLSSRQHHMDTHVSVQRFKCNPCGQRFASRAELAKHQLTHEIKCALCGQVFPNKTSRTCHFRVCHPQDILKCSLCSNLFATEEDLSRHMIYHKKGKKEQCPECGVVVSKLKDHMLLHSQQPQEKMFVCDQCPMSYLRKSNLERHLRTHTGEKPYACNECTKCFRSNGMLRKHLLTHTQEKPYQCEVCGKRCAIRSNLNIHMRVHNNDRNYPCSLCPQAFSYKNSLHGHIKSKHSRETDGQTHSVKLTSCHHPSQQAAQHLMTEMDPSIQDIPLGLQPSMSPELLLKSDSSMIPQQNEFIDIHPHMSYTSNIHSLSTTTTTTTLLLDTDRIPLIMQAQNSSHQY; this comes from the coding sequence ATGGAAAATTGTCAAAGAAATCACTTATTTGAAGCAAGCTCAGTCAGCGGAGTATTTGTCTACTCCATAGACCAAGAGGAGCCAGTATATCTTAAGTTCACTCATACCATCAGGATCAAAATTCTCTTCGACACTTTGGATAGGGCTTGTGGTAAAGCTTTTGATGTGGTCACAGCTGTGCTGCACCCCCCGACTCAGTGTGCTGAGCAGCCCTGTGAAAGCTTGTCAGTTACAGACAACACAAGCCAGTATGGAGATGAGGCTGTAGAACAAAGTATGAATAGTGAGCCATTCCACTCAGAACCAAGTCATCAAGTGGCCAATCAGAATACTTCAAATACTGGTCAGTGCAAATTAAGTATTGATTCAGTGAGAAAAGCAGACATctatgataaaaataaaaaatcaaagaatTTCAAGCATGAATCAAAGCTTATAACAGTATCCCCTAGAGAATTTCAACCCGAGATCAGTCATCCTAAGCAATGTCAGTCCACAGAAGACTCTCCAGAAACATTTCAACTAAAACTGAGAAGCTCTTCTAGTAAAGTTCATGGAGTTCAAAGGATCAAGAAAAAACTTATCAAACGAAAAACTCAGAAAAATAAATTGGATGGTTTTCCTGgagttaagagaaaaaaaaggtctaatgaaaataaaactgttaAAGAAAAATCTAAGCCAGCACAGGAGGAGACCAAAAAACTgcagaaagaaaagcaaataCAGTGTGAATTCTGTGGAGTAGTTTTCAGCAACCAGCTGCAATATTATAATCATAGAAGGGCAGAAGAGTCTAAGCACACATGTATTGTATGTGGGAAGGTGGAGCCCTATGAAGCACACCTGATAGTTCACATGCAGAAGCACAGACGAACTAAAGCTGATGTTTCTAACCTTGGGCAGTCTTCTTCAGAAAATGCATTGCCAAAAGAGCTTAAGATCCAACCCAGCAGTGGAAAaagtaaaaagaacaaaaaggtGAAAATGAAGTGCAATCTGTGTGGCTTGGTCCTGTCATCCAAGGACAGTTTGAAAATTCACACCATGCTCCATACTGGGGAGTGTGCCTACAAATGTTGTGTTTGTGGGGAAATGTTTTCATCCTTATCTTCCCGCCAGCACCATATGGACACTCACGTCTCTGTCCAGAGGTTCAAATGCAACCCATGTGGCCAGAGATTTGCTTCCAGGGCTGAGCTGGCCAAACACCAGCTTACCCATGAGATAAAGTGTGCCTTGTGCGGTCAAGTGTTCCCAAACAAAACCAGCAGGACCTGCCATTTCAGGGTGTGTCACCCCCAGGACATCCTCAAATGTTCTTTGTGTTCCAACTTGTTTGCCACTGAAGAAGACCTAAGCAGACATATGATTTACCACAAGAAGGGCAAGAAAGAACAATGCCCAGAGTGTGGAGTTGTTGTATCTAAATTGAAAGATCACATGTTACTGCACAGTCAGCAACCCCAGGAGAAAATGTTTGTATGTGACCAGTGTCCCATGAGCTATCTCAGGAAGTCAAACTTAGAAAGACACTTGCGTACTCATACGGGGGAGAAACCCTATGCCTGCAATGAGTGTACCAAGTGCTTTCGAAGCAATGGGATGCTGAGGAAGCACCTCCTCACACACACCCAGGAGAAACCATACCAGTGTGAGGTTTGTGGCAAACGCTGTGCCATTCGGTCCAATCTGAACATTCACATGCGTGTACATAACAATGATAGGAACTACCCATGCTCCCTTTGTCCACAAGCCTTCAGCTACAAAAACTCTCTTCATGGTCATATAAAGAGCAAGCATTCAAGGGAGACAGATGGCCAGACTCACTCTGTCAAGCTGACTTCATGCCACCATCCTAGTCAGCAGGCAGCACAGCATTTAATGACAGAAATGGACCCCTCCATCCAAGATATCCCACTAGGTTTGCAACCCAGCATGAGCCCAGAGCTCCTGCTCAAGTCAGACAGCAGCATGATCCCCCAGCAGAATGAATTTATTGACATACACCCCCACATGAGTTACACATCTAACATTCACAGCCTAtctaccaccaccaccaccaccaccttACTCTTAGACACTGACAGGATTCCTCTAATCATGCAGGCTCAGAATTCAAGTCACCAGTACTAA